A window of the Streptomyces albireticuli genome harbors these coding sequences:
- the pth gene encoding aminoacyl-tRNA hydrolase, giving the protein MTDDSSPWLIVGLGNPGPEYAGNRHNVGFMVADLLAERLGAKFKTHKARAQVVEGRLGAPGPSSRRVVVAKPMSFMNLSGGPTAALRDFYKVPVERIVAVHDELDIDFGQLRLKLGGGDNGHNGLKSITKAMGPDYCRVRFGIGRPPGRMQVADFVLKDFSSTERKELAFEVDRAADAVETLIVDGLERAQGTYNA; this is encoded by the coding sequence ATGACGGACGACTCCAGCCCCTGGCTGATCGTGGGCCTGGGCAACCCCGGTCCGGAGTACGCGGGCAACCGCCACAACGTGGGCTTCATGGTCGCGGACCTCCTCGCGGAGCGGCTGGGCGCGAAGTTCAAGACGCACAAGGCGCGGGCGCAGGTGGTCGAGGGGCGGCTCGGCGCGCCGGGGCCGTCGAGCCGGCGGGTCGTGGTGGCGAAGCCGATGTCGTTCATGAATCTGTCGGGCGGGCCGACGGCCGCGCTGCGGGACTTCTACAAGGTGCCGGTGGAGCGGATCGTCGCCGTCCACGACGAGCTGGACATCGACTTCGGTCAGCTGCGGCTGAAGCTGGGCGGTGGCGACAACGGCCACAACGGTCTGAAGTCGATCACGAAGGCGATGGGGCCGGACTACTGCCGGGTGCGCTTCGGCATCGGGCGGCCGCCGGGCCGTATGCAGGTCGCGGACTTCGTGCTGAAGGACTTCTCGTCGACGGAGCGCAAGGAGCTTGCGTTCGAGGTCGACCGGGCGGCGGACGCGGTGGAGACGCTGATCGTGGACGGTCTGGAGCGGGCACAGGGGACGTACAACGCCTGA
- a CDS encoding 50S ribosomal protein L25/general stress protein Ctc, which produces MSEIKIPAQTRTEFGKGFARRARVAGQVPAVVYGHGGEPVHVTLPGHELMMALKTPNVLLSLDIEGRDELVIPKAVQRDALKGFLVHVDLLVVKRGEKVTVEIPVQTEGDLAPGGNLLEHTLTALPVEAEATHIPEAIVVSVAGLGAGASVLAKDVVLPAGVSLAVDADAVVLHVVAGQSAAEETAESTEA; this is translated from the coding sequence ATGTCCGAGATCAAGATTCCCGCGCAGACCCGCACCGAGTTCGGCAAGGGCTTCGCCCGCCGCGCCCGCGTCGCCGGCCAGGTTCCCGCCGTCGTCTACGGCCACGGTGGCGAGCCGGTCCACGTCACCCTGCCGGGCCACGAGCTGATGATGGCGCTCAAGACCCCGAACGTCCTGCTCTCCCTGGACATCGAGGGCCGCGACGAGCTGGTCATCCCCAAGGCCGTCCAGCGTGACGCGCTCAAGGGCTTCCTGGTCCACGTCGACCTGCTGGTCGTCAAGCGCGGCGAGAAGGTCACCGTCGAGATCCCGGTCCAGACCGAGGGCGACCTGGCCCCGGGCGGCAACCTGCTCGAGCACACCCTGACCGCCCTGCCGGTCGAGGCCGAGGCCACCCACATCCCCGAGGCCATCGTCGTCTCCGTGGCGGGCCTGGGCGCCGGCGCCTCCGTGCTGGCCAAGGACGTCGTCCTGCCGGCCGGTGTCTCCCTCGCCGTCGACGCCGACGCCGTCGTCCTGCACGTCGTCGCCGGCCAGTCGGCCGCCGAGGAGACCGCCGAGAGCACCGAGGCCTGA
- a CDS encoding ribose-phosphate diphosphokinase: MTGIKTTSEKKLMLFSGRAHPELAEEVAHQLGVGLVPTKAFDFANGEIYVRFQESARGADCFLMQSHTAPINKWVMEQLIMIDALKRASARSITVVVPFYGYARQDKKHRGREPISARLVADLFKTAGADRILTVDLHTDQIQGFFDGPVDHLFALPILADYVGAKVDRDKLTVVSPDAGRVRVADRWCDRLGAPLAIVHKRRDKDVANQVTVHEVVGDVKGRVCVLVDDMIDTGGTICAAADALFANGAEDVIVTATHGVLSGPAADRLKNSKVSEFVFTNTLPTPGELELDKITVLSIAPTIARAVREVFEEGSVTSLFEEQA, translated from the coding sequence GTGACCGGGATCAAGACGACCAGCGAGAAGAAGCTGATGCTCTTCTCCGGCCGCGCCCACCCCGAGCTTGCCGAGGAGGTCGCGCACCAGCTGGGCGTAGGCCTGGTCCCGACCAAGGCATTCGACTTCGCCAACGGCGAGATCTACGTCCGCTTCCAGGAGTCGGCACGCGGCGCCGACTGCTTCCTGATGCAGAGCCACACGGCTCCCATCAACAAGTGGGTCATGGAGCAGCTGATCATGATCGACGCGCTGAAGCGCGCGTCGGCCCGCTCCATCACCGTGGTCGTGCCGTTCTACGGCTACGCCCGCCAGGACAAGAAGCACCGCGGCCGTGAGCCGATCTCGGCCCGTCTGGTCGCGGATCTGTTCAAGACCGCGGGTGCGGACCGGATCCTCACGGTCGACCTGCACACGGACCAGATCCAGGGCTTCTTCGACGGCCCGGTCGACCACCTGTTCGCCCTGCCGATCCTCGCGGACTACGTGGGCGCGAAGGTCGACCGCGACAAGCTGACGGTCGTCTCCCCGGACGCCGGCCGCGTGCGGGTCGCCGACCGCTGGTGCGACCGTCTGGGCGCGCCCCTGGCGATCGTCCACAAGCGCCGTGACAAGGATGTCGCCAACCAGGTGACGGTGCACGAGGTCGTCGGTGACGTGAAGGGCCGCGTCTGCGTCCTGGTCGACGACATGATCGACACCGGTGGCACCATCTGCGCCGCCGCGGACGCCCTGTTCGCCAACGGCGCCGAGGACGTCATCGTGACGGCCACGCACGGTGTGCTCTCCGGCCCGGCCGCGGACCGTCTGAAGAACTCCAAGGTGAGCGAGTTCGTGTTCACCAACACCCTGCCGACCCCGGGTGAGCTGGAGCTGGACAAGATCACGGTGCTGTCGATCGCGCCGACGATCGCGCGCGCGGTGCGTGAGGTGTTCGAGGAGGGTTCGGTCACGAGCCTCTTCGAGGAGCAGGCGTAA
- the glmU gene encoding bifunctional UDP-N-acetylglucosamine diphosphorylase/glucosamine-1-phosphate N-acetyltransferase GlmU — protein sequence MSANRPAAVVVLAAGEGTRMKSATPKVLHAICGRSLVGHVVAASRELDPEHLVVIVGHAREKVAAHLAEIDPEVRTAVQYEQNGTGHAVRMGLEALGDSGIVLDGTVVVVCGDTPLLTGETLRKLSDAHAADGNAVTVLTAEVPDSTGYGRIVRDEATGAVTAIVEHKDATDAQRAIREINSGVFAFDARLLVDALGKVRTDNSQGEEYLTDVLGILREAGHRVGAAVAGDHREILGINNRVQLAEARKLLNERLLHTAMMSGVTVVDPASTFVDVTVTFGQDVLVHPGTQLLGATHLAQDAEVGPNSRLKDTTVGEGAVVDNTVADGAEIGAGANVGPYAYLRPGTRLGTKSKAGAYVEMKNAVIGEGTKVPHLSYVGDATIGEYTNIGAASVFVNYDGVNKHHTTIGSHCRTGSDNMFVAPVTIGDGAYTAAGSVITKDVPPGSLAVARGQQRNIEGWVARKRPGSAAAQAASAASRDARPESQETDGGQ from the coding sequence GTGAGCGCCAACCGCCCGGCAGCCGTCGTCGTCCTCGCAGCGGGTGAGGGCACCCGCATGAAGTCGGCGACCCCCAAGGTCCTGCATGCCATCTGCGGCCGCTCTCTCGTCGGACATGTCGTCGCCGCCTCCCGCGAGCTGGACCCCGAGCACCTCGTGGTGATCGTCGGGCACGCCCGCGAGAAGGTCGCCGCGCATCTGGCGGAGATCGACCCCGAGGTCCGCACCGCCGTGCAGTACGAGCAGAACGGCACCGGCCACGCCGTGCGCATGGGCCTGGAGGCGCTCGGGGACAGCGGGATCGTCCTCGACGGCACCGTCGTCGTCGTCTGCGGCGACACCCCGCTGCTGACCGGCGAGACCCTGCGGAAGCTCAGCGACGCCCACGCCGCCGACGGCAACGCCGTCACCGTGCTCACCGCCGAGGTCCCGGACTCCACCGGCTACGGGCGCATCGTGCGCGACGAGGCCACCGGCGCCGTGACGGCGATCGTCGAGCACAAGGACGCCACCGACGCGCAGCGCGCCATCCGTGAGATCAACTCCGGTGTGTTCGCGTTCGACGCCCGGCTGCTGGTCGACGCCCTCGGCAAGGTCCGCACGGACAACAGCCAGGGCGAGGAGTACCTGACCGACGTCCTGGGCATCCTGCGCGAGGCCGGGCACCGGGTGGGCGCGGCCGTCGCGGGGGACCACCGCGAGATCCTGGGCATCAACAACCGCGTCCAGCTCGCCGAGGCCCGCAAGCTGCTCAACGAGCGGCTGCTGCACACGGCGATGATGAGCGGTGTGACGGTCGTCGACCCGGCCTCCACCTTCGTCGACGTGACGGTGACCTTCGGGCAGGACGTGCTGGTCCACCCGGGCACCCAACTGCTGGGCGCCACCCACCTGGCGCAGGACGCCGAGGTGGGCCCGAACAGCCGGCTGAAGGACACGACGGTCGGCGAGGGCGCGGTCGTGGACAACACCGTCGCGGACGGCGCCGAGATCGGCGCGGGCGCGAACGTCGGCCCGTACGCCTATCTGCGGCCCGGCACCCGGCTGGGGACGAAGTCCAAGGCCGGCGCGTACGTCGAGATGAAGAACGCCGTGATCGGCGAGGGCACCAAGGTGCCGCACCTCTCCTACGTCGGCGACGCCACGATCGGCGAGTACACGAACATCGGCGCCGCGAGCGTCTTCGTGAACTACGACGGTGTGAACAAGCACCACACGACGATCGGCTCGCACTGCCGGACCGGCTCGGACAATATGTTTGTGGCTCCGGTCACGATCGGGGACGGCGCCTACACGGCCGCCGGCTCGGTCATCACCAAGGATGTGCCCCCGGGTTCGCTGGCTGTCGCACGTGGGCAGCAGCGGAATATCGAGGGCTGGGTTGCACGTAAGCGCCCCGGGAGCGCAGCCGCACAGGCCGCTTCCGCTGCTAGTCGAGACGCTCGTCCCGAGTCCCAGGAGACCGACGGCGGGCAGTGA
- a CDS encoding sensor histidine kinase, translating to MLDVVLGLLSALECAAEGVGFAHQIGAPGELGLVLGVPIGASLVLRRRWPIAVVLVAIAITPAEMGLLLGIVGLYTLAASDVPRRLTVVLAGASVVGTFIVVFVRFDQDLAEDGYRPGTWLVTFFAVLMSLGVAAPPVLTGLYVGARRRLVESLRERADGLERELSLLADRAEERAVWARNEERTRIAREMHDVVAHRVSLMVVHAAALQAVALKDPEKASKNAGLVGDMGRQALTELREMLGVLRTSSGEAVVGPSAAAGPQRLAEVAAAASARVSVAGAGAVPAAGDGLLGDGPCLDGLEDLVGQSRAAGMVVELCVEGEERAYGPRVERTAYRVVQEALTNVHKHAPGAKAIVRLAHREGEVALQVENGPSEGGAADAGLPSGGNGLVGMRERVSALGGVFVSGATDAGGFRVSAVIPGGGGAGA from the coding sequence GTGCTGGATGTCGTGCTGGGACTGCTGTCGGCGTTGGAGTGCGCGGCCGAGGGGGTCGGCTTCGCGCATCAGATCGGGGCGCCAGGGGAGCTGGGGCTGGTGCTGGGGGTGCCGATCGGGGCGTCGCTGGTGCTGCGGAGGCGGTGGCCGATAGCCGTCGTGCTGGTGGCGATCGCGATCACGCCGGCCGAGATGGGGCTGCTGCTGGGGATCGTGGGGCTGTACACGCTGGCCGCGTCCGATGTGCCGCGGCGGCTGACGGTGGTGCTGGCCGGGGCGTCCGTCGTGGGGACGTTCATCGTGGTGTTCGTCCGGTTCGACCAGGACCTGGCCGAGGACGGCTACCGTCCCGGCACCTGGCTGGTGACGTTCTTCGCCGTGCTGATGTCGCTGGGCGTGGCCGCTCCGCCGGTGCTGACGGGACTGTACGTAGGGGCGCGGCGGCGGCTCGTGGAGAGTCTGCGGGAGCGGGCCGACGGGCTGGAGCGGGAGCTGTCGCTGCTGGCGGACCGCGCCGAGGAGCGGGCCGTCTGGGCGCGGAACGAGGAGCGGACCCGGATCGCGCGGGAGATGCACGACGTGGTGGCGCACCGGGTGTCGCTGATGGTCGTGCACGCGGCGGCGCTCCAGGCGGTGGCGCTGAAGGACCCGGAGAAGGCGTCGAAGAACGCGGGCCTGGTCGGGGACATGGGCCGGCAGGCGCTGACGGAGCTGCGCGAGATGCTCGGCGTGCTGCGGACGTCCTCGGGGGAGGCCGTGGTGGGCCCGTCGGCCGCTGCCGGGCCGCAGCGGCTGGCGGAGGTGGCGGCCGCCGCCTCGGCCCGTGTGTCGGTGGCGGGTGCCGGTGCGGTGCCGGCGGCCGGCGACGGCCTGCTCGGCGACGGTCCGTGCCTGGACGGTCTGGAGGACCTGGTCGGGCAGTCGCGCGCGGCGGGGATGGTCGTCGAGCTGTGCGTGGAGGGTGAGGAGCGGGCGTACGGGCCGCGGGTGGAGCGCACCGCGTACCGGGTGGTGCAGGAGGCCCTGACGAACGTGCACAAGCACGCGCCGGGCGCGAAGGCGATAGTCCGGCTGGCGCACCGTGAGGGTGAGGTGGCGCTCCAGGTGGAGAACGGCCCGTCGGAGGGCGGGGCGGCGGACGCCGGGCTGCCGAGCGGTGGCAACGGTCTGGTGGGGATGCGGGAGCGGGTCTCGGCGCTGGGCGGGGTCTTCGTGTCGGGGGCCACGGACGCGGGGGGTTTCCGGGTGTCGGCGGTGATTCCCGGGGGCGGTGGCGCGGGCGCCTGA
- a CDS encoding SUKH-3 domain-containing protein: MRAFDRTAATRFPVAVDAALREAGWQPGRWDIKAAEHWADALRAHTSPAGHRHTVFPAAVEAWAEFGGLHIAASGPGRHIAPTPFRIDPLHGLHLARTVADLGRALGADVCPLGQEADGQALLTIDAHGRVYSLDHTGDWYLGSDIDRAIGALVTGTRPSRLSAGPRA, translated from the coding sequence ATGCGCGCCTTCGACCGCACCGCCGCCACCCGCTTCCCCGTCGCCGTGGACGCCGCCCTGCGCGAGGCCGGCTGGCAGCCGGGCCGATGGGACATCAAGGCCGCCGAGCACTGGGCCGACGCGCTGCGCGCCCACACCTCCCCGGCCGGCCACCGGCACACCGTCTTCCCCGCCGCCGTCGAGGCCTGGGCCGAGTTCGGCGGCCTGCACATCGCCGCCTCCGGACCGGGCCGGCACATCGCCCCCACGCCCTTCCGGATCGACCCGCTCCACGGGCTGCACCTCGCCCGCACCGTCGCCGACCTGGGCCGCGCGCTCGGCGCCGACGTCTGCCCCCTCGGCCAGGAGGCCGACGGGCAGGCGCTGCTCACCATCGACGCCCACGGGCGCGTCTACAGCCTCGACCACACCGGCGACTGGTACCTCGGCTCCGACATCGACCGCGCCATCGGCGCGCTCGTCACCGGCACCCGCCCGTCACGCCTCTCGGCGGGGCCGCGCGCCTGA
- a CDS encoding YwqJ-related putative deaminase: MHTTQDRQTDGTSPGDPRLSWSATEDADRPPALLHRRDGILPAVAAALSVRGETLTCTGGKAEQPPALHPLVQDFLDTLTSDRRERFTGRCPEALLVTRYLTAFEAGRSKRASRKPLTHGEARRALKHAKLTARHIREDGDPRHGAYAPPCRSCTALLTHFGVRAVDPAAPNNGKG; the protein is encoded by the coding sequence ATGCACACGACACAGGACCGCCAGACGGACGGCACCTCGCCCGGCGACCCCCGGCTCAGCTGGAGCGCCACCGAGGACGCCGACCGTCCGCCCGCCCTGCTCCACCGCCGCGACGGCATCCTGCCCGCCGTCGCCGCCGCCCTCTCCGTCCGCGGCGAGACGCTGACCTGCACCGGCGGCAAGGCGGAACAGCCCCCCGCGCTCCACCCCCTCGTCCAGGACTTCCTCGACACCCTCACCAGCGACCGCCGCGAGCGCTTCACCGGCCGCTGCCCCGAGGCGCTCCTCGTCACCCGCTACCTCACGGCCTTCGAAGCCGGCCGCAGCAAACGCGCCTCCCGCAAACCCCTCACCCACGGCGAGGCCCGGCGCGCCCTCAAGCACGCCAAGCTCACCGCCCGCCACATCCGCGAGGACGGCGACCCCCGCCACGGCGCCTACGCGCCCCCCTGCCGCTCCTGTACGGCGCTCCTCACCCACTTCGGCGTCCGGGCCGTCGACCCCGCCGCCCCGAACAACGGCAAGGGCTGA
- a CDS encoding SMI1/KNR4 family protein translates to MTTGRLGQQAAPPNTAYAGQVVHFPDPVRAGRYPKGVRVDDDGFPDFSPYARAAAEIAEPPEGFGVDELRLTDYVSANAALHAEGHELWASLPLVATPHGWTWHHVAGTRRLELVPAEVKALLRHHGGLATAAVEQDKRGTRPLQETRPVHFALPHRDLAVTEEQVQGVEEDLGYRLPGAYRAFLKAAGGCAPVGAALDAELGLLVDQPFFTVRDEAAVNDLVYVNKCLRDHFTKDYLGVAFVQGGVLAVKVKGEAIGSVWFCPYDDARDRDGWTVHERVERLLLPCGEDFDAFLSRLAGGPPELETVANLMVDGGFAYAVPVEG, encoded by the coding sequence ATGACGACAGGTCGGCTCGGGCAGCAGGCCGCGCCACCGAACACGGCCTATGCCGGGCAGGTCGTGCACTTCCCGGACCCGGTGCGGGCCGGCCGCTACCCCAAGGGTGTGCGGGTGGACGACGACGGCTTCCCGGACTTCTCGCCCTACGCGCGGGCCGCGGCGGAGATCGCCGAGCCGCCGGAGGGCTTCGGCGTCGACGAGCTGCGGCTGACCGACTACGTGTCGGCGAACGCGGCCCTGCACGCGGAGGGCCACGAGCTGTGGGCGAGCCTGCCGCTGGTGGCGACGCCGCACGGCTGGACGTGGCACCACGTGGCGGGCACCCGCCGGCTGGAGCTGGTCCCGGCCGAGGTGAAGGCGCTGCTGCGGCACCACGGCGGGCTGGCGACGGCCGCCGTCGAGCAGGACAAGCGCGGCACCCGGCCGCTCCAGGAGACCCGGCCGGTGCACTTCGCGCTGCCGCACCGGGACCTGGCGGTGACGGAGGAGCAGGTGCAGGGCGTCGAGGAGGACCTCGGCTACCGGCTGCCGGGCGCCTACCGCGCGTTCCTGAAGGCCGCGGGCGGCTGCGCGCCGGTGGGCGCGGCGCTGGACGCCGAGCTGGGCCTGCTGGTGGACCAGCCGTTCTTCACGGTGCGGGACGAGGCGGCGGTCAACGACCTCGTGTACGTGAACAAGTGCCTGCGCGACCACTTCACCAAGGACTACCTGGGTGTGGCCTTCGTGCAGGGCGGTGTCCTCGCGGTGAAGGTGAAGGGCGAGGCGATCGGTTCGGTGTGGTTCTGCCCGTACGACGACGCCCGGGACCGGGACGGTTGGACGGTGCACGAGCGGGTGGAGCGGCTGTTGCTGCCGTGCGGTGAGGACTTCGACGCGTTTCTGTCGCGGCTGGCCGGTGGGCCGCCGGAGCTGGAGACCGTCGCGAACCTGATGGTCGACGGTGGCTTCGCGTACGCCGTCCCGGTGGAGGGGTGA